The Brachionichthys hirsutus isolate HB-005 chromosome 11, CSIRO-AGI_Bhir_v1, whole genome shotgun sequence genome includes a window with the following:
- the slc33a1 gene encoding acetyl-coenzyme A transporter 1 translates to MEHSDLVTYKNGRQRKMAGTSLPTDRAEMSASDPEAEDEVEALIRGSDAEDRRPNVRPGIRGEMRNVSLLLFLYVLQGIPLGLGGSIPLILQGKNVSYKDQAYFSFVFWPFSLKLLWAPLVDALYFSRFGRRKSWLVPTQYLLGFFMLYLSTTVDSLLQGEGGPNVATLTAVFFMLAFLAATQDIAVDGWALTMLSRENVGYASTCNTVGQTAGYFLGNVLFLALESADFCNKYLRMEPKDTGIVTLSDFLFFWGMVFLVSTTLIAVIKRENEPGRGQRTAHEETQGVMETYKLLFSMIKMPTLFTFCGLLLTAKIGFSAADAVTGLKLVAAGVPKEQLALLAVPLVPLQILLPVVISKYTAGPRPLDVFYMAFPFRLLIGLEYALLVWWTPAVKQEGGFPVYYFAIVLLSYMLHQVAVYSMYVALMAFHAKVSDPLIGGTYMTLLNTVTNLGGNWPATLALWMVDPLTFQECRGAVGQSCGSAAQAQMCVKEGGSCVTTLDGYYVESLVCVLLGLAWWVWFGKRMKQLQDQSPNAWRCRVDD, encoded by the exons ATGGAGCACTCAGATTTGGTCACATATAAGAACGGGCGGCAGAGGAAGATGGCGGGCACGTCTCTCCCCACCGACAGGGCAGAGATGAGCGCCTCTGACCCAGAAGCGGAAGACGAAGTGGAGGCTCTTATTCGAGGGTCGGACGCTGAGGACAGGAGGCCCAACGTCCGGCCCGGGATTCGGGGCGAGATGAGGAACGTGTcgctccttctcttcctttaTGTGCTACAAGGGATCCCTCTGGGACTCGGCGGTAGCATTCCTTTGATCTTACAGGGCAAGAACGTCAGCTACAAAGACCAAGCCTACTTCAGCTTCGTCTTCTGGCCGTTTAGCCTCAAGCTTCTGTGGGCGCCACTGGTGGACGCGCTTTACTTCAGCAGGTTCGGTCGAAG AAAGTCATGGCTGGTGCCGACACAGTACCTCCTGGGCTTCTTCATGCTCTACCTTTCCACGACCGTGGATTCACTGCTGCAGGGTGAGGGAGGACCAAACGTGGCAACGCTGACTGCAGTCTTCTTTATGCTTGCCTTCTTGGCAGCCACACAG GACATCGCTGTGGATGGATGGGCCCTGACGATGTTATCCAGAGAGAATGTGGGCTACGCTTCCACGTGTAACACCGTGGGTCAGACTGCGGGCTACTTCCTGGGGAACGTGCTCTTCCTAGCTTTGGAGTCTGCAGATTTCTGCAACAAATACCTCAGGATGGAGCCCAAAGACACGGGCATCGTCACTTTGTCAG ACTTCCTGTTCTTTTGGGGAATGGTGTTTCTCGTTTCCACGACGTTGATAGCCGTCATTAAACGGGAAAACGAGCCcggcagaggacagaggacggcCCACGAGGAGACGCAAGGAGTCATGGAGACGTACAAGCTGCTCTTCTCCATGATCAAGATGCCCACACTCTTCACCTTTTGCGGCCTGCTTCTCACTGCAAAA ATCGGCTTCTCCGCCGCCGATGCGGTGACGGGCCTGAAGCTGGTGGCGGCCGGCGTTCCCAAGGAGCAGCTGGCGTTGCTCGCCGTGCCGCTGGTGCCTTTACAGATCCTCCTGCCAGTGGTCATCAGTAAATACACAGCTGGGCCCAGACCTCTGGATGTTTTCTACATGGCCTTCCCTTTTAG GTTGCTCATCGGGCTGGAGTACGCtctgctggtgtggtggactcccgctgtgaaacaggaaggaggCTTTCCTGTGTACTACTTCGCCATCGTGCTACTTAGCTACATGCTACATCAG GTGGCCGTGTACAGCATGTACGTGGCCCTCATGGCCTTCCACGCCAAAGTGAGCGACCCGCTCATCGGCGGGACCTACATGACGCTGCTGAACACGGTCACGAACCTGGGGGGGAACTGGCCCGCCACCTTGGCTCTGTGGATGGTGGACCCGCTGACCTTCCAGGAGTGTCGGGGGGCTGTCGGCCAGAGCTGTGGCTCTGCGGCGCAGGCGCAG ATGTGCGTGAAGGAGGGCGGCTCGTGCGTGACCACGCTGGACGGCTACTACGTGGAGTCGttggtgtgtgttctgctggGCTTAGCTTGGTGGGTTTGGTTCGGGAAGAGgatgaagcagctgcaggatcAGAGCCCGAACGCCTGGAGGTGCAGAGTGGATGACTGA